One region of Chlorobiota bacterium genomic DNA includes:
- a CDS encoding DUF4292 domain-containing protein codes for MNNRSLILAILLPLLVAACTGGKSTTSTTPATEGTAESAAASPHGALLAKLRESYQSTPNLTMKGTMKISGIPATVWYDAVVKRRDSLKITMNGPFGIPVGALGATPDGFLFFNAQSGEALEGRGDRETFRKMLQVGLSYDEIVSLMRGELPAIPTEGTYTASTDGDNVTFTVSGDGYRETFTVNQQSLEVLDYARHRTSGATATEEISITYKNFVSVASRRVAKRAQVSLSGGEQTMQVNIEEIRDSIPSDRFCALQIPAGVTRKKV; via the coding sequence ATGAACAACCGCTCCTTGATTCTTGCCATTCTGCTCCCGCTGCTGGTTGCTGCTTGCACGGGGGGGAAAAGCACCACATCAACAACGCCCGCAACGGAGGGCACCGCCGAATCGGCGGCGGCATCGCCACACGGCGCGCTGCTGGCGAAGCTGCGCGAAAGCTACCAATCCACCCCGAACCTTACGATGAAGGGGACCATGAAAATCTCCGGCATTCCGGCAACCGTCTGGTACGATGCGGTTGTGAAGCGGCGCGACTCGCTAAAAATTACGATGAACGGACCCTTCGGAATTCCCGTTGGCGCGCTGGGAGCCACGCCCGATGGATTCCTGTTCTTCAATGCCCAATCGGGCGAGGCACTGGAAGGCCGGGGCGACCGCGAAACCTTCCGCAAGATGCTGCAAGTTGGCCTAAGCTACGATGAGATCGTTTCGCTGATGCGGGGTGAGCTTCCCGCAATCCCCACCGAAGGAACCTACACGGCCAGCACCGATGGCGATAACGTCACGTTCACCGTTAGTGGTGATGGCTACCGCGAGACGTTCACCGTGAACCAGCAATCGCTGGAAGTGCTGGACTACGCGCGCCACCGCACCAGCGGCGCAACCGCCACCGAGGAGATTTCCATCACCTACAAGAACTTTGTTTCGGTAGCTTCGCGGCGCGTGGCAAAGCGGGCGCAGGTTAGCCTAAGCGGGGGTGAGCAAACAATGCAGGTGAACATCGAAGAAATCCGCGACAGCATCCCCAGCGATCGGTTCTGCGCCCTGCAAATTCCGGCGGGGGTGACGCGGAAAAAGGTGTGA
- a CDS encoding sulfite exporter TauE/SafE family protein, protein MDILHYAEIALAAFIAGTIDTVVGFGGGLLLLPILVLMVGTLDAVLLTALIPLGWNIPRILLLRNWIDWNKTMWFTLGILPGALFGGQLLGHLDAATVRVGIGCVMVLFGGYYILRLYVDLPKERLPGLWPLPVVGLLTGAVSAWVGAGNGPLQTWALDASGLNAHQAAATNGALGGITAVARCIAYGIAGELHSGLIPTAVVGTAGAVAGALLGVRYARRTKDSTLELVVGLAIVLAGIRMFFSFGGAAHPTPAPPAPVAAVSHQLQDSAAAGWGISLACSNLRSGW, encoded by the coding sequence ATGGACATCCTCCACTACGCCGAAATAGCACTTGCAGCTTTCATTGCCGGAACGATAGACACCGTTGTTGGATTTGGCGGGGGATTGCTGCTGCTGCCGATTCTTGTGCTGATGGTTGGAACCCTTGACGCAGTGCTGCTGACGGCACTGATACCGTTGGGGTGGAACATTCCCCGCATCCTGCTGCTGCGCAACTGGATTGATTGGAACAAAACCATGTGGTTCACCCTGGGAATCTTGCCGGGCGCGTTGTTTGGTGGGCAACTGCTTGGGCATCTGGATGCCGCAACGGTGCGGGTCGGGATCGGCTGCGTGATGGTGCTGTTTGGGGGCTACTACATCCTTCGGCTGTATGTTGATCTGCCAAAAGAACGCCTGCCAGGATTGTGGCCCCTGCCAGTTGTTGGGCTGCTGACCGGAGCGGTCAGCGCGTGGGTTGGTGCCGGGAACGGCCCGCTGCAAACGTGGGCATTGGACGCTTCCGGCCTGAACGCCCACCAGGCCGCCGCCACCAACGGCGCGCTGGGGGGAATCACTGCCGTTGCACGCTGCATTGCCTACGGCATCGCTGGCGAACTCCATTCCGGGCTGATCCCCACCGCTGTGGTTGGAACGGCCGGCGCGGTTGCCGGCGCGTTGCTGGGGGTGCGGTATGCCCGCCGCACGAAGGATTCAACGTTGGAGCTGGTGGTGGGATTGGCCATTGTGCTGGCGGGGATTCGGATGTTCTTCAGCTTTGGCGGGGCGGCGCACCCAACGCCCGCGCCGCCGGCACCGGTGGCAGCCGTTTCCCACCAGCTTCAAGATTCCGCCGCCGCAGGGTGGGGGATTAGCTTAGCGTGTAGTAATCTTCGCTCTGGTTGGTGA
- a CDS encoding LPS-assembly protein LptD: MNHSPEAVRNPLPVLGKKVIAMLFAAVLPLLAGVAAANAQPQDGAPDSSAVAPPPDSITVRPLQRSTLDTTVRASARRSVLDLKAKKARLYGDATLVKGSIILKAHYIEVDFNKSEMYAESEFDSARGRYVGQPVQLNDGTTPLTADKLSYNFKTRQGVVAAAETSIEGGYVHFDRFKKVTENVLYGQNGVYTTCDAPHPHYFFTTPRMKVVTGDRVFLDQVTLNIADVPILYLPVGLFFPNRSGRSSGLILPQPQVTGTRGFMLQGMGYFWDISDYLDNTLTTDLYTKGGYTLYNTTRFRLRGVVERSDLTLMYGQTRDDPDLPFNTNIQARYYHSQKIGRRTTLGGSFVYATQNSIRNTQTRLGESGRFQDYTTQDLTSDFSYATSWDWGGSFSATLSRRQNIVTDELLTTVPLSLSLPTWTPFASNSGEGGVFDNLSLGFGLRGTYQAERGGFDSTFPGRFRVREDRYGVTFSPSVSVSPKFSYFTITPFFNPASSLFFRRMVREADGDTIRTRFVDGLYPTFTYNAGVNISTKLFGIVQPKLFGLNAIRHTLLPSIGYSYTPDRSRLGLFRDQFYNPITNQVESYNIFERDGGVASIPSASTKQNNITFALQNQFDAKIAQGDTLPDAKITLLTLNLNTAFNLTADSVGWSDINMNAGTSLGAIGSLSANATLSLYAPDTLGRNTAQMVFGDGRWFPRVVRAGVQFSTNISDQGFGFGGTTTSRSSDTAQGRSNRFDFEPVAFDEAEFYGQRVRGNGEFRIPWSASFGGSYNITPSVQPGKPAVQDFSINTSFQFSPTPTTTLRSSLSYNIRDRQIVIPTISIQKDLHCWEMAFDWQISGYGRGYYFRIGLKAPQLQDLKLEQNRTFF; the protein is encoded by the coding sequence ATGAATCACTCACCAGAAGCCGTTCGCAATCCGTTGCCTGTTTTGGGAAAGAAAGTTATCGCAATGTTGTTCGCTGCCGTTCTGCCGCTGCTTGCCGGCGTGGCGGCGGCGAACGCGCAACCGCAAGATGGAGCGCCGGATAGTTCGGCAGTTGCGCCACCCCCCGATTCCATCACCGTCCGCCCGTTGCAGCGCAGCACGCTGGACACCACGGTGCGGGCCAGCGCGCGGCGTTCGGTGCTGGACCTGAAAGCCAAAAAAGCGCGGCTGTATGGCGATGCAACGTTGGTGAAAGGCTCCATCATCCTGAAGGCCCATTACATCGAGGTTGATTTCAACAAGAGTGAGATGTACGCCGAGTCGGAATTCGATTCCGCCCGTGGCCGCTACGTTGGCCAGCCTGTCCAGCTGAACGACGGTACCACGCCACTAACGGCCGATAAGCTCAGCTATAATTTCAAAACGCGGCAAGGGGTTGTGGCCGCCGCCGAGACCTCGATCGAAGGGGGCTACGTCCATTTCGACCGGTTCAAGAAGGTGACGGAGAATGTGCTGTATGGCCAGAACGGAGTGTACACCACCTGCGACGCTCCGCACCCTCACTATTTCTTCACCACCCCACGGATGAAAGTGGTGACGGGGGACCGCGTTTTCCTGGACCAGGTGACGCTGAACATTGCCGATGTCCCGATCCTCTACCTTCCCGTCGGCCTTTTTTTCCCGAACCGGAGTGGGCGCAGTTCCGGGCTGATTCTTCCGCAGCCGCAGGTGACCGGAACGCGCGGTTTCATGCTGCAAGGGATGGGGTATTTCTGGGACATCAGCGACTATCTGGATAACACGCTCACCACGGATCTGTACACCAAAGGGGGCTACACCCTGTACAACACCACGCGCTTCCGGCTGCGCGGGGTGGTTGAGCGGTCGGACCTGACGCTGATGTACGGCCAAACCCGCGACGATCCCGATCTCCCGTTCAACACCAACATCCAAGCGCGCTACTACCACTCCCAAAAAATTGGACGCCGAACAACGTTGGGGGGAAGTTTCGTTTATGCCACGCAGAACTCCATCCGCAACACCCAGACGCGGCTGGGGGAGTCTGGCCGGTTCCAAGATTACACCACCCAGGACCTAACCAGCGACTTCTCCTACGCCACCAGTTGGGATTGGGGGGGGAGCTTCAGCGCCACGCTTAGCCGCCGCCAAAACATCGTCACCGACGAACTGCTGACCACGGTTCCGCTATCGCTTAGCCTTCCAACATGGACCCCGTTTGCTTCCAACAGTGGGGAAGGGGGTGTGTTCGATAACCTTAGCCTCGGCTTCGGTTTGCGGGGGACGTACCAGGCCGAGCGGGGCGGGTTCGATTCCACATTCCCCGGGCGTTTCCGTGTCCGCGAGGACCGCTATGGGGTCACCTTCAGCCCTTCGGTTTCGGTGTCGCCAAAGTTCAGCTACTTCACGATCACTCCATTCTTCAACCCGGCCAGCAGCCTGTTCTTCCGCCGCATGGTCCGCGAGGCCGATGGCGACACAATCCGCACCCGGTTTGTTGATGGGCTGTATCCAACCTTCACCTACAACGCCGGGGTGAATATCTCCACCAAGCTGTTCGGCATCGTGCAGCCAAAGTTGTTCGGGCTGAACGCAATCCGCCACACCTTGCTGCCAAGCATCGGCTACAGCTACACGCCGGACCGGAGCCGGTTGGGGTTGTTCCGCGACCAGTTCTACAATCCGATCACCAATCAGGTGGAGAGCTACAACATTTTTGAGCGGGATGGTGGCGTTGCCAGCATCCCATCGGCCTCGACCAAACAGAACAACATCACGTTTGCGTTACAGAACCAGTTCGATGCCAAAATCGCACAAGGGGACACCCTGCCCGACGCAAAAATCACCCTGCTGACGCTGAACTTGAACACCGCTTTCAACCTTACTGCCGACAGCGTTGGCTGGTCCGACATCAACATGAACGCGGGGACGTCGCTGGGCGCAATCGGGTCCCTTTCGGCCAACGCAACGCTTAGCCTGTACGCGCCCGACACGCTGGGCCGGAACACGGCGCAGATGGTGTTTGGCGATGGCCGGTGGTTCCCCCGTGTGGTGCGGGCCGGGGTTCAATTCAGCACCAACATCAGCGATCAAGGATTTGGGTTCGGGGGGACCACCACTTCCCGCAGCAGCGACACCGCCCAGGGCCGAAGCAACCGTTTTGATTTCGAGCCAGTGGCGTTCGACGAAGCGGAGTTCTACGGCCAGCGCGTGCGTGGCAATGGCGAGTTCCGAATCCCCTGGAGCGCGAGTTTTGGGGGAAGCTACAACATCACCCCATCGGTCCAGCCCGGGAAGCCAGCGGTGCAAGATTTCAGCATCAATACCTCCTTCCAGTTTTCGCCAACGCCAACAACCACGTTGCGGAGCAGTTTATCGTACAACATCCGCGACCGCCAAATTGTGATCCCGACGATCTCCATCCAGAAAGACCTTCATTGCTGGGAGATGGCGTTCGACTGGCAGATTTCCGGCTACGGGCGCGGCTACTACTTCCGCATCGGCCTGAAAGCTCCGCAACTTCAGGACCTGAAGCTGGAACAAAACCGGACCTTTTTTTAG
- a CDS encoding PASTA domain-containing protein → MMTTNQNDTEPKTYPWRNPPQPEPAAPQGPASVPTATEENDRIPWAKLLKYLLIGIVGMFLLLMLFDKLIMPWYVKLGDVETVPNVVGLSFDSAKVKLEERGFEVRKGESRNDDTYPAGTVAQQLPYGGAETKHGRRVYLTISLGTEMIPMPNMIGMQVREARINLMRAGLDIGEITYEYNDTIMRDLIFSQSIPPQVGARPGSLINVMVSRGPTTRYTLMPSLVSLDVEQARTRLENAGLVLGVVRYKEDGSWAPNIVLEQAVAPYAKVAERAAVDIVVAAAPGSMGPTPQGDESAAETEDVTVRNIDQPEEKGGAAEKKK, encoded by the coding sequence ATGATGACCACGAACCAGAACGATACAGAACCCAAAACCTACCCGTGGCGAAACCCACCACAGCCGGAGCCAGCCGCGCCACAAGGCCCGGCATCGGTCCCGACAGCAACCGAGGAGAACGACCGCATCCCCTGGGCCAAGCTGCTGAAGTATCTGCTGATTGGAATTGTGGGGATGTTCCTCCTTCTGATGCTGTTCGATAAACTCATCATGCCGTGGTATGTGAAATTGGGGGATGTGGAAACCGTCCCGAACGTGGTGGGATTGTCGTTCGATTCGGCAAAAGTGAAACTGGAAGAACGGGGCTTCGAGGTCCGCAAAGGGGAGTCGCGCAACGACGACACCTACCCCGCCGGAACCGTGGCGCAGCAGCTTCCCTACGGCGGCGCGGAAACGAAACATGGCCGCCGCGTTTACCTAACCATCAGCTTGGGAACGGAGATGATTCCAATGCCAAACATGATTGGGATGCAAGTGCGCGAAGCCCGGATAAACCTGATGCGGGCCGGGTTGGATATCGGCGAGATCACCTACGAATACAACGACACCATCATGCGGGACCTGATCTTCTCGCAAAGCATTCCCCCGCAAGTTGGCGCGCGCCCCGGTTCGCTTATCAACGTCATGGTTAGCCGCGGCCCCACCACCCGCTACACCCTGATGCCCAGCCTTGTCTCGCTGGATGTGGAGCAGGCCCGCACCCGTTTGGAAAATGCCGGGTTGGTGCTGGGGGTGGTCCGCTACAAGGAGGATGGAAGCTGGGCCCCGAACATTGTGCTGGAACAAGCCGTCGCCCCCTATGCCAAAGTTGCCGAACGTGCCGCCGTTGACATCGTGGTTGCCGCCGCGCCGGGGAGCATGGGACCAACTCCGCAAGGGGATGAATCCGCTGCCGAAACGGAGGATGTCACCGTCAGGAACATAGACCAACCGGAAGAAAAAGGGGGAGCGGCGGAGAAGAAGAAATAA
- the gluQRS gene encoding tRNA glutamyl-Q(34) synthetase GluQRS, translating into MAVSEPHAEPHAGPRQPRGRLAPSPTGYLHIGNARSFLLAWLQMRNVGGQIILRIEDLDAQRATPNAATQIVRDLRWLGLDWDNPLADDYFQSNRFPIYQEALAELQARGLVYPCFCSRKELRSIASAPHGSDGPIYPGTCRQLSPQQQQQRSRQKSPALRFAVQPGTVVTHHDGVAGLQREEVSQSTGDFIVARADGVVSYQLAVVVDDLRMGITHVLRGDDLLGSTPRQILLHNTFGGTPPTFAHVPLILGPDGVRLAKRHGSVSVEELRERGVAAQQLVGWLAWSCGVIDRPEPVSAAELIAEFSIKKITNKPTQLDDSRALFGRFPLPAR; encoded by the coding sequence ATGGCCGTTTCTGAACCTCACGCTGAGCCTCACGCTGGTCCCCGGCAGCCACGCGGGCGGCTTGCGCCAAGCCCCACCGGGTATCTGCATATCGGCAACGCACGCAGCTTCCTGCTGGCGTGGCTACAGATGCGGAACGTGGGCGGCCAGATCATTTTGCGGATCGAGGACCTTGACGCGCAACGCGCCACCCCGAACGCCGCCACGCAGATTGTGCGCGACCTTCGGTGGCTTGGGCTGGATTGGGATAACCCGCTTGCCGATGATTATTTCCAATCGAACCGCTTCCCGATCTACCAAGAAGCGTTGGCGGAATTGCAGGCCCGGGGGCTGGTCTATCCCTGCTTCTGCTCGCGGAAGGAGTTGCGTTCCATTGCCAGCGCGCCGCATGGGAGCGATGGGCCAATCTACCCTGGAACGTGCCGCCAGCTTTCGCCCCAGCAACAGCAGCAGCGCAGCCGCCAGAAATCCCCCGCGCTCCGCTTTGCGGTGCAACCCGGAACCGTGGTTACGCACCACGACGGCGTTGCCGGATTGCAGCGCGAAGAAGTCAGCCAATCCACCGGGGATTTTATTGTGGCCCGTGCCGATGGTGTGGTTAGCTACCAGCTTGCGGTGGTGGTGGACGACCTGCGAATGGGGATTACCCACGTGCTTCGGGGGGATGACCTGCTTGGCTCCACGCCGCGGCAGATTCTGCTTCACAACACGTTTGGGGGAACGCCTCCAACCTTTGCTCACGTCCCTCTGATTCTTGGTCCCGACGGGGTTCGGCTGGCCAAGCGGCATGGGTCGGTGTCGGTGGAAGAGCTTCGGGAGCGGGGCGTTGCGGCCCAGCAACTTGTTGGCTGGCTTGCATGGAGCTGCGGCGTGATTGACCGCCCGGAACCGGTTTCCGCAGCTGAGTTGATTGCGGAGTTCTCCATCAAAAAAATCACCAACAAGCCAACGCAGTTGGACGATTCCCGGGCGTTGTTCGGTCGGTTTCCGCTCCCTGCACGGTAA
- a CDS encoding ATP-binding protein has translation MSPKKLRSIIELGESDTVEFKRKFSGFEKIAREMIALANTRGGYLLVGVDDDGAIVGVESEKSEIDLIATAAEFYSDPPIEHEVEIVQVESLDVIVIRIPESPLKPHRLLENMQKKDPQQNGFEAGVYIRQGERSVAASREVARVLAASSPDTPPLRLQIGDIEQALFQYLGRHGRITLQQYRKLVNISERRASRSLVRLVRAGLIRLFTNQSEDYYTLS, from the coding sequence ATGAGTCCCAAGAAACTTCGTTCGATCATCGAGCTTGGCGAGTCGGATACCGTCGAGTTCAAGCGGAAGTTCTCAGGCTTTGAGAAGATCGCTCGCGAGATGATCGCGCTTGCCAATACACGTGGGGGGTATCTGCTTGTTGGGGTGGATGACGACGGCGCAATCGTCGGGGTGGAGAGCGAGAAATCCGAGATTGACCTTATCGCCACCGCTGCCGAATTCTACAGCGACCCACCGATTGAGCACGAGGTGGAGATTGTGCAGGTGGAGTCGTTGGACGTTATCGTTATCCGCATCCCCGAAAGCCCGCTGAAGCCACATCGTCTGCTGGAGAATATGCAGAAGAAGGACCCCCAGCAGAATGGATTCGAGGCCGGCGTGTACATCCGGCAAGGGGAGCGAAGCGTTGCCGCAAGCCGCGAAGTGGCGCGGGTGCTTGCCGCCAGCAGCCCCGACACCCCGCCGCTTCGGCTGCAAATTGGGGACATTGAGCAGGCGCTGTTCCAATATCTTGGCCGGCACGGGCGGATAACGCTTCAGCAGTATCGGAAGCTGGTGAACATCTCTGAACGCCGCGCCTCGCGAAGCCTTGTTCGGCTGGTGCGTGCCGGGTTGATCCGTTTGTTCACCAACCAGAGCGAAGATTACTACACGCTAAGCTAA
- a CDS encoding RraA family protein yields the protein MPNNRAEQLALMSRFYSPLISDTMERLGIPSTALHHGIQQIFPDPELKVCGVAFPCRVVPTSEYVEITTLLQMVDAIPEQAFVVVAADADVDAALWGGMMSARAQARGAVAAAVNGGVRDLQQIASLGFPVFGTGRCIKDIRRRGYMAQFNTAVTMDGVAIRPGDIMFGDANGVIVIPQERFDEIYAELDRAFAEEAATHRGLTSGEGAQKLFQEYGRF from the coding sequence ATGCCGAACAACAGAGCCGAGCAGCTTGCGCTGATGTCCCGTTTCTATTCCCCGCTGATCTCCGACACGATGGAGCGGCTTGGAATCCCCAGCACCGCGCTTCATCATGGCATTCAGCAGATCTTCCCCGACCCCGAGTTGAAGGTCTGCGGCGTGGCGTTCCCCTGCCGCGTGGTTCCCACCAGCGAGTATGTGGAGATCACCACGTTGCTGCAGATGGTGGATGCAATCCCCGAGCAAGCCTTCGTGGTGGTTGCTGCCGATGCCGATGTTGATGCCGCCTTGTGGGGGGGGATGATGAGCGCACGCGCACAAGCCCGGGGCGCGGTTGCCGCAGCGGTGAATGGCGGCGTGCGGGACCTTCAGCAGATTGCCTCGTTGGGGTTTCCGGTGTTCGGGACCGGGCGGTGCATCAAGGATATCCGCCGCCGGGGGTACATGGCCCAGTTCAACACCGCCGTGACGATGGATGGAGTTGCCATCCGCCCGGGCGACATCATGTTTGGGGATGCCAACGGGGTGATTGTGATCCCGCAGGAACGGTTCGATGAAATCTACGCCGAGCTTGACCGCGCTTTTGCCGAAGAAGCCGCAACGCATCGCGGGCTAACGTCGGGGGAAGGGGCGCAGAAATTGTTCCAAGAATATGGCCGTTTCTGA